A region from the Candidatus Aenigmatarchaeota archaeon genome encodes:
- a CDS encoding RtcB family protein, with protein MKDQVKKISDFEYLIEKSARAGMRVNAKAILTDRLLEAVEDEALKQLTNVACLPGVIEPVCGMPDIHWGYGLPMGAVGAFDSKEGIISSGCTGFDINCGIRMIKTNLTYDEVKPKLRNLIDTLFKNVPSGVGSTGRLKLTRDQLSEVLVKGAKWAVEKNYATKKDIQHMEEYGCMEGADPNKISDLAMKRGLPQLGTLGAGNHFLEVQRVEQIFDKKTAEVFGVGKPDQVIIMLHCGSRGFGHQVATDYLEIHEKAAKKYGIELPDPQLVCAPVASEEGQNYFAAMKCAVNYAFVNRTVMTSWVRESFEQVFLKDWEELEMDLIYDVCHNICKLEEHEVDGKKKMLYVHRKGSTRSLPAGHELIPETYKTVGQPVLIAGSMGTASYILVGGSKAKNTFYSSCHGAGRVMSRNEAIRRFKGNQVKSDLANVGIIARSTSPIVLAEESPNAYKDIDEVIKAVDAADISRKVVRVVPIGVVKG; from the coding sequence ATAAAGGATCAGGTTAAGAAAATAAGCGACTTCGAGTATTTGATTGAAAAGTCTGCCCGGGCAGGAATGAGGGTGAACGCTAAAGCTATCCTTACCGACCGGCTCCTTGAGGCGGTTGAGGATGAGGCATTAAAGCAGCTGACTAATGTCGCCTGCCTGCCGGGAGTTATAGAGCCGGTTTGCGGAATGCCTGATATCCACTGGGGGTATGGCCTGCCCATGGGCGCGGTCGGGGCGTTTGACTCGAAAGAGGGGATCATTTCATCTGGCTGCACCGGATTTGACATAAACTGCGGAATCCGCATGATTAAGACGAACCTTACCTATGACGAAGTAAAGCCAAAGCTTAGAAACCTTATCGACACCTTGTTCAAGAATGTCCCTTCGGGCGTCGGCTCAACTGGGCGGCTGAAGCTAACCCGGGACCAGCTTTCCGAAGTCCTGGTGAAGGGCGCTAAGTGGGCAGTCGAGAAAAATTACGCTACAAAGAAAGACATCCAGCACATGGAGGAGTACGGGTGCATGGAAGGGGCTGACCCGAACAAGATTTCCGACCTTGCGATGAAAAGGGGGCTTCCTCAGCTAGGAACCTTGGGCGCAGGAAACCACTTTCTTGAGGTGCAGAGAGTCGAGCAGATTTTTGACAAGAAGACCGCTGAAGTTTTCGGAGTTGGTAAGCCCGACCAGGTTATAATAATGCTTCACTGCGGGAGCCGCGGCTTTGGCCACCAGGTAGCAACAGACTATCTGGAGATTCACGAAAAAGCCGCTAAAAAGTACGGAATCGAGCTTCCTGACCCGCAATTAGTTTGCGCGCCGGTGGCTTCAGAGGAGGGGCAGAATTACTTTGCCGCCATGAAGTGCGCGGTAAATTACGCTTTTGTCAATAGAACTGTAATGACTTCGTGGGTCCGGGAGAGCTTCGAGCAGGTGTTTTTGAAGGACTGGGAGGAGCTTGAGATGGACCTGATTTACGACGTCTGCCACAACATCTGTAAATTGGAGGAGCACGAGGTCGATGGAAAGAAGAAGATGCTTTATGTCCACAGGAAGGGCTCGACTCGAAGCCTGCCTGCGGGGCATGAATTGATACCTGAAACTTACAAGACTGTCGGCCAACCGGTGCTTATTGCCGGCTCGATGGGAACTGCAAGCTACATCCTTGTCGGCGGAAGCAAGGCGAAGAACACCTTTTATTCGAGCTGCCACGGGGCAGGAAGAGTTATGAGCAGAAACGAGGCGATAAGAAGGTTCAAGGGAAACCAGGTAAAGTCAGATTTGGCAAACGTCGGCATAATCGCAAGGTCAACTTCCCCAATAGTCCTGGCAGAAGAGTCGCCAAACGCCTACAAGGACATAGATGAAGTCATAAAGGCAGTTGACGCAGCAGACATTTCCAGGAAGGTTGTCAGGGTTGTTCCGATTGGAGTTGTGAAGGGATAG
- a CDS encoding N-6 DNA methylase → MEEPLFNPRTVKRLVSDIKISAKQKRAAEDWLNLLKEGKLEKEKQGYFPFANILLRDLLGYDISLESLKHEDKHMEFSFEDKTGSKFVCFEAKGTKTEDLWASQHRNEKVKETPVNQVNHYIYELGIPYGVLTNYKIFVLFDRSVGSSKFHKFDFCSIRENPEKLKEFVAIFSRESLEGGFVEKLSEASKVEERNFTKEFYKLFHETRLMMLKEFRENGISREDALHYAQLYLNRLMFTFFAEDTDKLSERLFEKMVTDALKMETLLSDRSNYVSATISDLFGRMNEGSETPVKIQQFNGGLFKEEIPQTVYFKDFRDSKFFAEVYKNSTLKKEPELDEATKPIFTKYQNKLSPIIKNLLLMASFDFKTEVNVNILGHIFEQSLSDLEELKEGSEVSKRKKDGIFYTPEYITDYICRNTIIPYLSKKEAKTAKELVKEYSSDISELEEKFRRIKILDPACGSGAFLIKAVDVLLEIQKEIQNFKQEKGEYFATGATGSLGSGKRLSAKDKQMSLIGESSKWVEEDEAREIIQNNIFGVDINEESVEITKLSLFLKIAKKNKKLISLDKNIKCGNSLIDDKSVDPKAFKWEEEFSEIMSKGGFDVVIGNPPYVNIANISDENTRTFYQTHYATVKNKSDLYSIFTEKGKNLLKKEGLLSFIFSNSWLGTDSFSKFREFLVNETEVLRLIKLPPGVFEDAIVTTTILTFQNKIPPNNHKIELLEYDNGKFDKMNHDLAYERIKRTQNLTFSFEPETIFHTKTVRLGEIANFSLGIKTSDDERFILEAKKDNDTYPVLRGKDIDRYYSGKSKKWIWYKPKLMMEKVGAGPRKIEYFKVPSKILFQGICGGSIKASIDTEKHLTNDKIHILYYLEKNYRVSYILALVNSKFIDAWLNSNFNKLLEIKINQLQQIPIPEIPPSEQKPFIEKADKMLKLNKEFYEKRAKFLDRVAQNLKVEKSSKRVENFHELAFSDFLAELAKKKVKLTLKEQDEWSEYFEGYKKDLTGLKQEIEKTDREIDQMVYKLYGLTEEEIKIVERSLK, encoded by the coding sequence ATGGAGGAGCCACTGTTCAACCCGAGAACCGTAAAGCGGCTAGTTTCAGATATCAAGATTTCGGCCAAGCAGAAAAGGGCAGCTGAAGACTGGCTTAATCTGCTTAAAGAAGGAAAACTTGAAAAAGAGAAACAAGGTTATTTCCCATTCGCAAACATCCTTCTAAGAGACCTTTTGGGGTACGATATAAGCCTTGAGAGCCTAAAACACGAGGACAAGCACATGGAGTTCTCGTTCGAGGACAAAACAGGGTCAAAATTCGTGTGCTTTGAGGCGAAGGGCACGAAAACCGAAGATTTATGGGCATCTCAGCACCGAAACGAAAAAGTAAAAGAGACGCCCGTCAATCAAGTCAATCATTATATCTACGAATTAGGGATTCCGTATGGAGTTCTGACAAATTACAAGATATTTGTGCTTTTTGACAGAAGTGTGGGGAGTTCAAAATTCCACAAGTTCGATTTCTGCTCAATTCGGGAAAATCCGGAAAAACTGAAGGAATTCGTGGCTATCTTTTCAAGGGAGAGCTTAGAAGGCGGCTTTGTCGAAAAGCTGTCCGAGGCGTCAAAAGTCGAGGAGCGGAATTTCACAAAGGAGTTTTACAAGCTGTTCCACGAAACCCGCCTGATGATGCTCAAGGAATTCCGTGAGAACGGCATTTCAAGGGAGGACGCGCTCCATTATGCCCAGCTTTATCTGAATCGCCTGATGTTTACATTCTTTGCTGAGGACACAGACAAGCTTTCCGAGCGGCTTTTCGAGAAAATGGTGACAGACGCCCTCAAAATGGAAACTTTGCTCTCCGACAGGTCAAACTACGTTTCCGCCACGATTTCTGACCTGTTCGGGCGGATGAATGAAGGTTCGGAAACGCCCGTAAAAATCCAGCAATTCAACGGCGGCCTGTTCAAAGAAGAAATCCCTCAAACGGTGTACTTTAAGGACTTTAGGGATTCAAAGTTTTTCGCCGAGGTTTACAAAAATTCCACGCTCAAAAAGGAGCCGGAACTCGACGAGGCGACAAAGCCGATTTTCACCAAGTACCAGAATAAGCTTAGCCCAATCATCAAAAACCTGCTTCTTATGGCGTCCTTTGACTTCAAGACCGAAGTAAACGTAAATATCCTGGGCCACATATTCGAGCAGTCGCTTTCGGATTTGGAGGAGCTTAAGGAAGGAAGCGAAGTGTCGAAACGCAAGAAAGACGGTATTTTTTACACGCCGGAGTACATTACAGACTACATCTGCCGGAATACGATTATTCCGTATTTGTCCAAAAAAGAGGCGAAAACCGCCAAAGAGTTGGTCAAAGAGTATTCTTCAGACATTTCCGAGCTTGAGGAGAAATTCCGGCGGATAAAGATTTTAGACCCCGCCTGCGGCTCAGGGGCGTTTTTGATAAAGGCGGTCGATGTCCTGCTTGAAATTCAAAAGGAAATCCAGAACTTCAAGCAGGAAAAGGGAGAATATTTTGCGACAGGCGCCACCGGCTCGCTTGGCTCGGGAAAACGGCTCAGCGCAAAAGACAAGCAGATGTCCCTTATCGGAGAAAGCTCAAAATGGGTCGAGGAAGACGAGGCAAGGGAAATAATCCAGAACAACATTTTCGGCGTTGACATAAACGAGGAATCGGTCGAGATAACAAAGCTCAGCTTATTCCTGAAGATTGCCAAGAAGAACAAGAAGCTGATAAGCTTGGACAAAAACATAAAGTGCGGAAATTCTTTGATTGACGACAAATCGGTTGACCCGAAGGCGTTCAAGTGGGAAGAGGAGTTTTCGGAGATTATGTCAAAAGGCGGTTTTGATGTGGTGATTGGGAATCCTCCTTATGTCAATATTGCCAACATTAGTGATGAAAATACCAGAACATTCTACCAAACTCATTATGCAACTGTTAAGAACAAGAGTGATCTGTATAGTATATTTACCGAAAAAGGAAAGAATCTTTTGAAGAAAGAGGGATTATTGAGTTTTATATTCTCAAACTCTTGGTTAGGCACAGATAGTTTCAGCAAATTTAGAGAGTTTCTTGTAAATGAAACAGAAGTATTACGATTAATAAAACTGCCTCCAGGAGTTTTTGAAGATGCAATAGTTACAACAACCATACTTACCTTCCAGAATAAAATTCCCCCTAACAATCACAAAATAGAGCTTTTGGAATATGATAATGGAAAATTCGACAAAATGAATCATGACTTAGCATATGAAAGAATAAAAAGAACTCAGAATTTGACATTTTCTTTCGAGCCGGAAACTATATTTCATACAAAGACCGTAAGACTAGGAGAAATTGCGAATTTTTCTTTAGGAATAAAAACAAGTGATGACGAAAGATTTATTTTGGAAGCTAAAAAAGATAATGATACTTACCCTGTACTTAGAGGAAAAGACATTGATAGATATTATTCCGGCAAATCTAAAAAATGGATTTGGTACAAACCAAAACTTATGATGGAGAAAGTAGGGGCGGGCCCAAGAAAAATAGAATATTTCAAAGTTCCATCAAAAATACTTTTTCAGGGAATATGTGGGGGGAGTATCAAAGCAAGCATTGATACCGAGAAACATCTTACAAACGACAAAATACATATCCTCTATTATCTGGAGAAGAATTACCGGGTATCCTATATTCTAGCTTTAGTAAACTCTAAATTTATTGATGCGTGGTTGAACTCCAATTTCAATAAACTTCTTGAAATAAAAATAAACCAGCTTCAACAAATCCCAATCCCAGAAATCCCGCCCTCCGAGCAAAAGCCATTTATCGAGAAGGCGGATAAAATGCTAAAACTTAACAAAGAATTTTACGAGAAGAGGGCGAAATTCCTCGACAGGGTCGCCCAAAACCTCAAAGTCGAGAAAAGCTCGAAAAGGGTCGAAAACTTCCACGAACTCGCCTTTTCGGACTTTTTGGCGGAGCTTGCCAAAAAGAAGGTCAAACTAACGCTAAAAGAGCAGGACGAGTGGTCGGAATATTTCGAGGGCTACAAAAAGGATTTGACCGGATTAAAGCAGGAAATAGAGAAGACAGACCGGGAAATTGACCAGATGGTTTACAAGCTCTATGGCTTGACCGAAGAAGAGATTAAGATTGTTGAGAGGAGTTTGAAGTAA